In Solanum pennellii chromosome 3, SPENNV200, a single window of DNA contains:
- the LOC107014795 gene encoding uncharacterized protein LOC107014795 isoform X1, with protein MTRLLQLLLYRTVEFSSFMVAISNFTRENVLLSRLKLKALVYLQKFKHTFAECGRESQVSTDSGNESVVEAGQIDFSKWRKLDSRNFGISRSMIPPSPQVVLKILHGEGFEAYLVGGCVRDLILNRIPKDFDIITNARLRQIKKQFRRCEIVGRIFPICRVHVKGSIVEVSSLNTVAKHAEKEEAPLVPEIPKGCPEKDFILWNNSMHRDFTINSLFFNPFANRIYDYANAMQDLRSLKLRTLVPAHLSFGEDSARILRGLRLAARLNLSFTKEIEDAMHELSSAIMSLSKSRIMMELNYMMSYGAAEPSLSLLQRYNILEIVLPFHGTYLTQQASKQSGKSSVMLMKLFSSLDQLVSCGQPSHDSVWVALLAFHMALITHPQHVFVILTFASVLYHANWKEAVKFAEKHSEDAAVYGPEFSDSHGSISEDELAKKVAQLAVQVQKSINILADRDSLLEAMSKFPGAPCSGLVFVSNKMGRTVELMFDILVKDVTSLKTRKDVYRIEYISLGKGNMCETRFLLGKVILDTIVPRVTQDVKMIKEGKHILLGVDGQQKEDASHRNFLENLELMKPEIVSDDDDNLLNENYQLQHDIFEKKRLNHKGCSDLVEAVTKKQKIVAAEHYEEMAGKKQDLIDDTDFLSQELDRVRDTVTKGEDAQLPKDEIRMLLEEVKYLQHCRDATGKENKHDEKFQKTVINPLNLLMNNVATKDHKITDKYESLRQEHSIDEVNEKLDGENHNSPGKKFASAEKGKRTVSKQTLSTLFR; from the exons GTCAAATCGACTTCTCAAAATGGAGGAAGCTGGACTCTAGGAACTTTGGGATTAGTAGATCAATGATACCACCATCTCCCCAGGTTGTTCTGAAGATTCTGCATGGTGAAG GGTTTGAAGCGTACCTGGTTGGTGGATGTGTCAGAGATCTAATTCTCAATAGAATACCAAaagattttgatataatcaCAAATGCAAGACTTCGACAG ATAAAAAAGCAATTTCGTCGTTGTGAAATAGTTGGGCGAATATTTCCAATATGTAGAGTACATGTCAAAGGTTCTATAGTTGAG GTATCAAGTTTAAATACTGTGGCAAAACATGCTGAAAAGGAAGAGGCACCCTTAGTTCCTGAAATTCCTAAGGGATGTCCTGAGAAAGATTTCATTCTCTGGAACAATTCCATGCACAGAGACTTCACTATTAACAG CTTATTTTTCAACCCGTTCGCAAATAGAATCTATGATTATGCCAATGCAATGCAGGACCTAAGATCGTTAAAG CTACGGACTTTGGTGCCTGCTCACTTGTCATTTGGAGAAGATAGTG CAAGAATCTTGCGTGGCTTGAGATTGGCTGCCCGTCTTAACTTATCCTTTACAAAGGAGATAGAAGATGCTATGCATGAACTCTCGTCAGCCATCATGAGCTTGTCCAAG TCTAGAATAATGATGGAATTGAACTATATGATGTCATATGGGGCTGCAGAGCCTTCTCTTTCTTTACTTCAGAGATACAATATCCTTGAGATTGTGTTGCCATTTCAT GGGACATACCTTACTCAACAGGCTAGTAAACAATCGGGTAAAAGTTCTGTGATGCTGATG AAATTATTTTCCAGCTTGGATCAATTGGTCTCCTGTGGTCAACCTTCGCATGATAGTGTGTG GGTTGCACTCTTGGCGTTTCATATGGCATTGATCACACACCCCCAACATGTGTTTGTCATCCTGACTTTTGCTTCTGTATTGTACCACGCAAATTGGAAGGAAGCtgttaaatttgcagaaaagCATTCTGAAGATGCAGCTGTTTATGGACCAGAATTCTCTGATTCTCATGGCTCCATTTCAGAAGATGAACTTGCAAAAAAAGTTGCACAGCTGGCAGTGCAAGTCCAAAAATCTATAAACATTTTAGCGGACAGGGACAGCCTCCTGGAAGCAATGTCCAAGTTCCCGGGAGCCCCATGCTCTGGTTTG GTCTTTGTATCAAACAAAATGGGCAGGACTGTCGAGCTAATGTTTGACATTCTAGTGAAAGATGTTACATCTCTCAAAACTAGGAAGGACGTTTACAGGATAGAATACAtttctcttgggaaaggaaatATGTGTGAGACAAGGTTTCTTCTTGGCAAAGTTATCCTTGATACCATAGTTCCTAGAGTCACCCAGGATGTTAAAATGATCAAAGAGGGAAAACATATCCTGCTTGGAGTTGATGGTCAACAGAAGGAAGATGCTTCCCACAGGAATTTCCTTGAAAACTTGGAGCTAATGAAGCCGGAGATTGTGTCAGATGATGATGATAACTTGCTTAATGAAAATTATCAACTCCAACACGACATTTTTGAGAAGAAAAGGTTAAATCACAAGGGATGTAGTGATTTGGTGGAGGCAGTAACCAAGAAGCAGAAGATTGTTGCTGCTGAGCACTACGAGGAGATGGCTGGCAAGAAGCAAGATTTGATTGATGATACAGATTTTCTCAGTCAGGAACTGGATAGAGTGAGGGATACTGTCACTAAGGGTGAGGATGCTCAGTTGCCGAAGGATGAAATAAGGATGCTGCTGGAAGAGGTGAAATATCTACAACACTGTCGCGATGCAACAGGAAAGGAGAACAAGCACGACGAGAAGTTTCAAAAGACTGTCATTAACCCTTTGAATCTTTTGATGAATAATGTGGCTACTAAGGATCACAAAATCACAGATAAGTATGAGTCCTTGCGACAAGAACATAGTATTGATGAAGTAAACGAGAAGTTAGATggtgaaaatcataattctccGGGCAAGAAATTTGCTTCAGCTGAGAAGGGCAAACGAACGGTTAGCAAACAAACACTTTCAACTCTTTTTAGGTGA
- the LOC107014795 gene encoding uncharacterized protein LOC107014795 isoform X2, translated as MTRLLQLLLYRTVEFSSFMVAISNFTRENVLLSRLKLKALVYLQKFKHTFAECGRESQVSTDSGNESVVEAGFEAYLVGGCVRDLILNRIPKDFDIITNARLRQIKKQFRRCEIVGRIFPICRVHVKGSIVEVSSLNTVAKHAEKEEAPLVPEIPKGCPEKDFILWNNSMHRDFTINSLFFNPFANRIYDYANAMQDLRSLKLRTLVPAHLSFGEDSARILRGLRLAARLNLSFTKEIEDAMHELSSAIMSLSKSRIMMELNYMMSYGAAEPSLSLLQRYNILEIVLPFHGTYLTQQASKQSGKSSVMLMKLFSSLDQLVSCGQPSHDSVWVALLAFHMALITHPQHVFVILTFASVLYHANWKEAVKFAEKHSEDAAVYGPEFSDSHGSISEDELAKKVAQLAVQVQKSINILADRDSLLEAMSKFPGAPCSGLVFVSNKMGRTVELMFDILVKDVTSLKTRKDVYRIEYISLGKGNMCETRFLLGKVILDTIVPRVTQDVKMIKEGKHILLGVDGQQKEDASHRNFLENLELMKPEIVSDDDDNLLNENYQLQHDIFEKKRLNHKGCSDLVEAVTKKQKIVAAEHYEEMAGKKQDLIDDTDFLSQELDRVRDTVTKGEDAQLPKDEIRMLLEEVKYLQHCRDATGKENKHDEKFQKTVINPLNLLMNNVATKDHKITDKYESLRQEHSIDEVNEKLDGENHNSPGKKFASAEKGKRTVSKQTLSTLFR; from the exons GGTTTGAAGCGTACCTGGTTGGTGGATGTGTCAGAGATCTAATTCTCAATAGAATACCAAaagattttgatataatcaCAAATGCAAGACTTCGACAG ATAAAAAAGCAATTTCGTCGTTGTGAAATAGTTGGGCGAATATTTCCAATATGTAGAGTACATGTCAAAGGTTCTATAGTTGAG GTATCAAGTTTAAATACTGTGGCAAAACATGCTGAAAAGGAAGAGGCACCCTTAGTTCCTGAAATTCCTAAGGGATGTCCTGAGAAAGATTTCATTCTCTGGAACAATTCCATGCACAGAGACTTCACTATTAACAG CTTATTTTTCAACCCGTTCGCAAATAGAATCTATGATTATGCCAATGCAATGCAGGACCTAAGATCGTTAAAG CTACGGACTTTGGTGCCTGCTCACTTGTCATTTGGAGAAGATAGTG CAAGAATCTTGCGTGGCTTGAGATTGGCTGCCCGTCTTAACTTATCCTTTACAAAGGAGATAGAAGATGCTATGCATGAACTCTCGTCAGCCATCATGAGCTTGTCCAAG TCTAGAATAATGATGGAATTGAACTATATGATGTCATATGGGGCTGCAGAGCCTTCTCTTTCTTTACTTCAGAGATACAATATCCTTGAGATTGTGTTGCCATTTCAT GGGACATACCTTACTCAACAGGCTAGTAAACAATCGGGTAAAAGTTCTGTGATGCTGATG AAATTATTTTCCAGCTTGGATCAATTGGTCTCCTGTGGTCAACCTTCGCATGATAGTGTGTG GGTTGCACTCTTGGCGTTTCATATGGCATTGATCACACACCCCCAACATGTGTTTGTCATCCTGACTTTTGCTTCTGTATTGTACCACGCAAATTGGAAGGAAGCtgttaaatttgcagaaaagCATTCTGAAGATGCAGCTGTTTATGGACCAGAATTCTCTGATTCTCATGGCTCCATTTCAGAAGATGAACTTGCAAAAAAAGTTGCACAGCTGGCAGTGCAAGTCCAAAAATCTATAAACATTTTAGCGGACAGGGACAGCCTCCTGGAAGCAATGTCCAAGTTCCCGGGAGCCCCATGCTCTGGTTTG GTCTTTGTATCAAACAAAATGGGCAGGACTGTCGAGCTAATGTTTGACATTCTAGTGAAAGATGTTACATCTCTCAAAACTAGGAAGGACGTTTACAGGATAGAATACAtttctcttgggaaaggaaatATGTGTGAGACAAGGTTTCTTCTTGGCAAAGTTATCCTTGATACCATAGTTCCTAGAGTCACCCAGGATGTTAAAATGATCAAAGAGGGAAAACATATCCTGCTTGGAGTTGATGGTCAACAGAAGGAAGATGCTTCCCACAGGAATTTCCTTGAAAACTTGGAGCTAATGAAGCCGGAGATTGTGTCAGATGATGATGATAACTTGCTTAATGAAAATTATCAACTCCAACACGACATTTTTGAGAAGAAAAGGTTAAATCACAAGGGATGTAGTGATTTGGTGGAGGCAGTAACCAAGAAGCAGAAGATTGTTGCTGCTGAGCACTACGAGGAGATGGCTGGCAAGAAGCAAGATTTGATTGATGATACAGATTTTCTCAGTCAGGAACTGGATAGAGTGAGGGATACTGTCACTAAGGGTGAGGATGCTCAGTTGCCGAAGGATGAAATAAGGATGCTGCTGGAAGAGGTGAAATATCTACAACACTGTCGCGATGCAACAGGAAAGGAGAACAAGCACGACGAGAAGTTTCAAAAGACTGTCATTAACCCTTTGAATCTTTTGATGAATAATGTGGCTACTAAGGATCACAAAATCACAGATAAGTATGAGTCCTTGCGACAAGAACATAGTATTGATGAAGTAAACGAGAAGTTAGATggtgaaaatcataattctccGGGCAAGAAATTTGCTTCAGCTGAGAAGGGCAAACGAACGGTTAGCAAACAAACACTTTCAACTCTTTTTAGGTGA